The genomic interval AGGCGCCGGCCACAATCTCACTGGCGCTGGCACTTCCGCCGTTGATCAATACGACCACAGGTGCAACGGGTACTTGGGTATCGACCGTTGCATCATAAGTAATATCGGCATTTTCTACGCGGCCTTGAGTGTAAACAATGGTACCTTGCTCAAGAAAGACATCACTTACTGCAACAGCGGCATCTAAAACACCACCTGGATTGTTACGTAAATCGAGAATATAGCCTTTTAGAGGCGTATCACTTTCAAGCCCTAACTTGTTAATGGCGTCGATTAAATCAGCACCGGTATTTTCTTGAAATTGAGTGATACGGATATAACCATAGTCGTCTTCGATTCGTTTATGTTTGATGCTGGTAATTTTTATTTCCGCTCGGGTCAGGGTGATTTCTAATGGTTGGTTTTCCCCTTCGCGCAAAATAGTAAGGATGATATCTGTACCAGGTTCACCGCGCATTCTTTCAATAGCTTGGTTAAGACCAAGTCCTTTCACAGGCACATCATCTAACTTGATAATAAGGTCTCCCGCTTGCACACCAGCCTTTTGTGCGGGTGTATCGTCGATTGGACTAACCACTTTAATGAGACCATCTTGCACGCCCACTTCGATGCCTAGGCCGCCGAACTTACCACTGGTATTGGTGCGCAAATCTTCAAAGTCGTTGGCATTTAAATATGAAGAGTGGGGATCTAATCCGTTGAGCATGCCATGAATGGCGTTTTCTAAAAGTGTTTTATCATCGACTTCTTCTACATAACTTGCACGAATACGCTCAAAGATCTCGGCAAAAGCGCGTAATTCTTGTAAAGGAAGGCGAGAAGGGCTAACAGTGGCTGTGCCTTCCACTGCTTGACTGTCTTTATTTGCCTCTTTATCGGCCGATGCTGGGAGGACAAAGCAAAGCGCTACAAAAGCGATTGCATAACGAATAAACGACATAATACAAATCCATAGGTGTTTGTAACAAGGTTATAACAGATTGAGGAAGAAAGTGAAAAGCTTGGCGTTCCTGAGAACAACCGCTTAAGTATAGACTAGCTTTTTAGCCAACGCCCTGGATTTTGCGGACGACCGCGATGTCGAATTTCGAAATAGAGGGCGGTGTCTTCATATCCACCGCTTTGTCCCATGCGTGCGATGACCTCGCCGGTTTCAACCCAATCACCAACGGCCTTGAGCAAAGATTGATTGCGCGCATAAAGTGACATGTAGCCCTCGCCATGATCGACAATAGTCAACAAACCATAACCCCTTAGCCAGCCACTGAATACAACACGACCATGGTGAACGGCTTTAATATCGCTACCCGTATTGCCCTTATAAAGCCAACCTTGCCATTTTTGCTTGCCGTTTTTTTGCCACATGCCGTACATTTTATTAGGGCGGCTATTAAAAGGATTTGGCAGCTGCCCTTTCAGTTTGGTGAAGGGGCGGCTTTCTTGTTTACGTTCGTATGGGAGAAAAACCTCTTCGACTTTACCCAATAGGTTGATTAGCTTTTGTCGATCTTGTTTTAAGCGCGTCAGCTTTTCACCACTGCCACTGATCTTTTGATTGAGGGTTTTCGCTAGCTTTTGCTGCTCACTGCGTTTGCTTTCCAGTTTTTGTTGCTGCTGCCGAAGTGACGATAAGGTCACTTGCAAATTTTGTTGTTTTGCCTCCACCTGTTCTGCGTTTTTAGCCACTTGCTCTAGCGTATCTCGGTACGAATCAATCTCTTGCTGATGGGCTTGGGTAAAGTAACGCAGTAGATCTAAATTGCGAGTGACTTGTGCTGGGTCTTGCTGATTTAGCAGCATTTTGATTTGCGGCTCTTGGCCCATTTTATAGGTAGCAAGCAAAATATCTCGAAGCACATTTTGTTGTTTTCGTTTATTCTGATCCAGCGTCCTCTGCTGGGCTTGGAGCTTTTTTAGGCGGCTACGTTCCTCCGCTAATTTGCTCTTGAGCGCTTCAACTTGAGCACTGACTTTCGCCACTTCTTCATCGCTTTTACGCAAGCTCTTTACTAATTGCTCGTGCTCGTCTTTGACTTCCGCTAAATAGTCTTGCAGTTCAGTGATGTCACTGCGTAGCTTCTTTAAATGAGTTTCACTTAATTGACGACTATCGTCGTTCGCATTGGCGAGCGACGATAGCAGCAGCGAGCACAGCAGAAGTGTGAGCAGCACAGCGTTATTCATATTTGACAAGTACCTGTCCTGTCATCTCTTCTGGTGCTGTTTCGCCCATCATGGTCAGTAATGTAGGTGCGATGTCGCAGAGGGCGCCACCTTGTTTCAAACTAACTTGCTTACCTTTTTTGCTAACATGGACTAGTGGCACAGGTCCTGTTGTGTGCTGCGTCATGGGACCGCCATTTGCGTCGGTCATTTGTTCACAGTTACCGTGGTCAGCTGTGATTAAGCACTCACCACCGACTTTGATGATGGCATCCGTAACGCGTTTTAGACAGGTGTCTAACGCCTCGCAGGCTTTTACGGCCGCATCCATTACACCGGTATGTCCTACCATGTCGCCATTAGCAAAGTTGCACACAATTAAATCGTACTTTTGATTTTCAATTGCATCCACGAGTTTGTCAGTCACTTCGGGTGCGCTCATTTCAGGTTTTAAGTCGTATGTAGCTACATCAGGACTATTGATTAAGATACGTTCTTCACCTGGATATACAGCTTCTTGACCACCACTAAAGAAGAAGGTGACGTGCGCGTATTTTTCGGTTTCGGCGATACGCAGTTGGGTTTTGCCTAGGTTGGAAACGTATTCACCCAAATCATTTTTCATAGAGGCTGGGGGAAACGCACAGCTGGTTTCGATATCCGCAGCATATTCCGTCATCATGACGTAGTCACTGAGTGTTGGATGTGCTGTACGTGAAAAACCATTAAATTCCTGTTCAACAAAGGCACGGGTAATTTCACGGGCACGGTCTGGACGGAAGTTGGCAAAAATGACACTGTCACCATCATTGATGGTGACGGCATCGCCAATGATAGTGTCTTTTACAAATTCATCATGCTCGTCGCGATCGTATGAGGCTTCTAAGCCTTCAATCGCACTGGCGGCTTGATATTCTGCCTTACCTTGAGTGTACATATCATATGCGCGTTGCACTCGTTCCCAGCGATTGTCGCGGTCCATTGCGTAGTATCGGCCAATTAGGTTAACGATTCTTGCGTCGTCACCCATGTCTAGACCGGCAAGATGCTCAGAGACGGTTTCTAAAAAGGGTTTAGCGCTTTGCGGTGCAACATCGCGACCATCCAAGATAGCGTGAACATATATCTGTTTAGCGCCACGATCTTTGGCCATAGAGGCCAGTGCCATAATGTGATCTTGGTGGCTGTGAACCCCACCTGGGCTAAGTAAGCCCATTAGATGCACAGCTTTGCCCGCTGAAATAGCTTTATCCATGGCTGCGGTCAGTGCTGCATTTTGCTGGAACTCGCCATCGCTGATGGCTTTGTTAATGCGGGTGTAGTTTTGATAAACGATACGCCCAGCACCCAAATTCATATGCCCAACTTCGGAATTACCCATTTGGCCGTCGGGTAAACCCACAGCTGCGCCGGATGTATTAATTTGCACATGGGGATATTCATTTACTAGCCGATTCCAGGTGGGCATATTTGCCGTGGTGATCGCATTGTCTTGGGCGGCATCACGCTCGCCAAAACCATCAAGAATGATCAAAGCTACAGGTTTAGGTTGTGCAGACATATCAACAGCCGAATTCACTTAACGAAATAAGCTCATATGTTACAACTTTGTATTGTTTGACGCCATGGTAAGGGTGGATTAGGCCTGTTGTACCGCGCAAAGTTTAGTATACTGCGCACCTTCGATTTTAAAGGTGTGATATGGAACAGTTATTTGAATTTGTCACCAACCATTGGATGCTGGTCTCAGCACTGGTCGTGCTGCTGATTTTACTGGGCTGGGATAGTGGTCAAAAGTCTGGGCCTAAGGTCACGACTCATGAAGCAACGCGTCTGATTAACCAGCAAAATGCTTTGGTGCTCGATGTTCGTGAAAAGTCGGAATTTAAGAAAGGTCGCATTGTGGACTCTGTTAACATTCCGAATAACCAAGTAGCTGATCGTGTATCTGAACTAGAAAAGCACAAAGATGCCCCCATCATTGTGGTATGCAAGTCTGGTCAAACAGCATCGGCGGCGAGCAAAATACTCAAAGACCAAGGGTTCGACGTGTACCGTCTGGGTGGCGGCATCATGGAGTGGACAAATAACAATCTGCCATTGGTTAAAAGCTAAACTTATAATAATTAGAGAACGATTATGACTGAACAAGCGGCAAACAACGAAGCGAAACAAGGTCAATTTGGTGTGCAGCGTATCTTTGTTAAAGACGCCTCGTTTGAAAGCCCAAATGCACCGGACATCTTCCGCAGTCAGTGGAAGCCTCAAATCAACATGGATTTAAACACCAAGAGTGAAAAGCTAGGTGACGATGTTTATGAGGTTGTATTAACTATTACAGTGACTGCCAAAAACGATGATAAGACTGCGTTCTTGGTAGAAGTACAGCAAGGTGGCATTTTCAAAATTGAAGGTTTAGAGGGCGCGGCGCTGCATCAAACGATTGGTGCATTCTGTCCGAATCTATTATTCCCTTATGCCCGCGAAGCCATTGACAATATGGTCACCAAAGGCAGTTTCCCTGCATTAATGTTGGCACCTGTTAACTTTGATGCGATCTATGCTCAGAGTTTGCAGCGTCAACAACAGCAACAAGCAGAGGGTGAGTCTACGCACTAAGCGTCGTTGAGGCTCTAGTTCAGCCCGTAATTGTTCGGGCTGATACCCATCTCAGAGAATATTTCTTTGAAGTTGTTTAGGTCGTAGTCATTGAAGCCTAAATATTCCAATACATAGTCCCCAATTTCATCCCACTCATGATCCTCATCTTGGTGGCCTAAAATCTTATAGTTACCGCAAATGTGCTCTGCCATTTTTAAGATGCTGAGCAAAGTCGTTTTATCGTTCTCGTTTGGATTATCACGATAGATGCGCTTGCAGTCATGATGCTCAGCAATGATATCGCATAATAACTTAGGCAAATTCCAAGATTTTGCAGTGTAATAGCCGATGACAGCGTGATTCGTTTGCAGTTGTGTGTTCTCGAAATCGATAATGCGATTGTGGCTGCCGCCGTAGCTTTCTTCCATAATCTCCATGTAATTTGGATACCTTGCCATCAGCAGGGGGACGCCACAGTTATGGAATAAGCCAAGAGTGTAAGCATTGTCCGCATGGGGATAACCCACTTGCTTGGCTAGAGTAGCCGAGGTCATGGCCACATCCATGGCGGTATCCCAGAAACGTGTTAACGCGCGGATGGCATCATCACTTAATGAGCTTTTGATGGTGATACCATTGACGATATTCACCACGGAATTCATACCTAGAATTCCCACAGCTTGCTCGATACTGGTGATTTTGTTGGTTAAACCGTAAAACGGACTATTTACTACTTTGAGTACAGTTCCCGCAAGCCCCACATCCTGCTTAATGAGCTCGGCAATGCGATTAATATCGGGGTCTGGCATGACCTGCTCCATTTGCAAGTCCACCATGATTTGAGGCTGAGGAGGTATGCTGATGCCCTGCAATATTTTGTCAATTTGCTCTTGGGATAAGTCCGACACGTGAGTCCGTCCACTGAAATAGCGATAAAAAAAGGATTAACTCATAACAGTTTAGACAAGATTGCCTAGAAACTAGGTATAATTTCATATGATTTTTGTTTCTAATCGTGGCCGCAGTTGTCGGGCCATGTCATACATAAGGTAGTTGCATGTCGCTCGCACCGCTCATTTTAAAACCCAAGCAAGATAAACGTCTGCGTCAGGGGCATATTTGGATCTATAGCAATGAAGTAGATACCAAAGCCACCCCGTTGAAAGGCTTCGAAGCCGGTCAGCAGGTGGAGGTAAAAACCAGCCAAGGCAAAAGCTTAGGTGTTGCTCATATCAATCCCAACAACTTAATTTGTGGTCGCCTGTTGAGTCGCTCATCTAAGCTTTTTGGTCGCGGCAATATGATGAAACGTATTGAGTCTGCGCTAGCCTTACGAGAGGCGTGTTTCACTGATGGCCCTTATTATCGTCTGATTTATGGGGAAAGCGATGGTTTACCTGGCCTAGTCGTTGACCGTTTCGGTGATTACCTTGTAGTGCAAATCAGCACGGCGGGCATGGAAAAAATGAAGTCGCAAATTCAGGGTGCTCTTACAAGAATTTTGGATGTAAAAGGTATTGTTTGGAAAAACGACGGCAAGATGCGTAGTCTAGAAGGTCTGGATGAATATGTTGAATGCGCAGACGACATTCCGCATATGCTGCCACTCATGGAAAACGGTACACGTTTTGAGGCCCCCGTTATTGAAGGGCAAAAGACAGGTTGGTTTTATGATCATCGTTTGAATCGTCAGCGAGTGAATCAGTTGGTGAAAGGTAAGCGGGTGCTGGACATCTGTAGCTATATCGGCGGCTGGGGGGTACAAGCGGCTCATCATGGTGCTGCGGAAGTGGTCTGTGTGGATGCGTCTCAGCAGGCACTGGATTGGGTCAAGCACAATGCTGAACTCAATGGTGTTGCTGAAAAAGTTTCAACCATTAAAGGGGATGCGTTTAAAGTTATGGAGCAACTACAAGAACAGCAAGAGCAGTTTGATGTGGTGATTCTGGACCCACCTGCATTTATACCCAAGCGTAAAGATATAGGTCCAGGCGAGCGTGCCTATGGCAAAATGAACCAATTAGGTATGCGTCTTTTGAAGCATGAGGGGTTTTTAGTTAGTGCTAGCTGTTCTATGCACCTGGATGAGACTCGTTTGGTTTCGCTTTTGAATCAGGCTGGGCGCCATCTTGATCGCCAGGTGCAGATTATCGAGCGAGGATCGCAGGGCCCTGATCATCCAGTGCATCCTGCGATTCCTGAGACACGTTATATTAAAAGCTTATTGTGTCGTGTAAGTTATCGTAGCTAATCGGTTGAAACAGGCAGAGCTTTTAGACGAATGCCTAACGACTCTGCTCCTTGATACATGAGCGTTAATAGTTGCAACGTTTTATCTTTAGGTTCAATCAACACTTGATGACGTTGCACTTGCTCCAATGTTTCCCAATTATTGGGCAATTGTTTCATGTCGTATTTAAGGCGTTCAAATTGCGCTTTTATTTTATCTGCTAGCTCAGCATCTTGCAGGCGGATCTCTTTAATAAATCCGTTTTCAGCCAACAGAATGTTTTCTATACCCGTTAACAGCGCTTGCATGTTGGCCGTATCCTGCTGGGCAAATGGGCTGCGTAGATCATACAGCGGCTTTTGCGTGGCCAAGACTTGAAAGTGTTGCTCTAGTAGATCAGTTTGCAGAGCGTCTACGAGGCCTTGGTAGAGGCTGGCTACATTCGCTGCATGATCTGGCTGGCGCCATTGCTTAGCGTAATAACCATTTGCAGGATCCCAGCGATCAGTCAACGCTTGTAGTTGTTTAACGAGGTCGGCACTTAAAATACGTAAGTAGTCACGACGTCGATTATGGTTTTGCGGACCATTGATAACCGGTTGTGCGTGACGAATATCTTTTATGTCTGAATCGACATGTTCAGCATCGCTATTAATAGCTTGCGTTTCTGCCTGAATTTCTGGCTCTGTAGCGACCACTTCCATACTATTTTCTTGAGGAATAAAGTCTTTTGCACTGCGCTCGCTGTTTTCTGCAAATAGTAAAAATTCCAATGGATGGAACCCAATACTGGCATAACGAGGATCGCTAAAACCGTGCTGATCAACGAGGTTATCCAAGCTAATTTTCAGAGTAAGGTCGTTGACAATACCACTTAGTGGATATTGCGGAAGATAATCGATATAGCCGGGCTCAATGGGCCAGCTATCAATGCGCTGACGGATATCATCGTATGTGCGATTGTTTTCGTAATATTGGGGTTTTTCGAAGCGCGGCACCCTGTGTAAGAAGCTAACTTTCACATAGCCTTCATAGGCTTGTTGCCATGCGTTTTGACTCTGTTCCAAAGAAACAGGGTTGGGGTGGTGTAATAATGAGGTAATCTCGCTATCTAGGGTCTGCGCTTTGTTTAACGCGTCAGAAAGCTGCGTATACACATACAGATTCATGGCAGATAGCAATTGCTCGCTATTCACCTCCGCCTTAGCTTGCACTTTCGGTTGATCTTGGCGTTGGTCTTTGAATTGATCACACGCGGCCAGTACAATCAGGTTGCCAAATAATATCGTGCGAGCTGTTAATCTAGTAATGGATTTCAACGATTAGTCCCTTAGGCTAATGATGGGCCAATTCTTTTCTTGTGCGTGCTGTGTAAGTGTTTCATCTGCATCAACCGCCACAGGATGTTCAACTATCTTCAAAAGTGGTAAGTCGTTGTGACTATCACTATAGAAGTAGCTGCCTTGTAAGCTTAATGCATTTTGCTCAAGCCATTCAGTTAAACGCTTCACTTTTCCTTCTTGAAAGCTAGGTATACCTGCCACGCGACCAGTATATTCGCCGTTTTTAAACTCAGGTTCTGTGGCGATAATATGATCGACGCCTAGCTCTTGTGCAATGGGTTCTGTAACAAACAGGTTAGTGGCAGTAATAATCAGCAAATAATCCCCTTGAGCACGATGTTTTGCTAATAAATCTCGAGATTTTTGCGTGATGATAGGTAGGATTTTTTCTTTAACGAACTGTTCGCGCAGCTTATGTAAGGTATCTAAGCTGTACTCAGTCAGCGGCGTTAGCGAGAAACTAAGGTACTCTAGAATATCCAGTTCACCGGACTGATATTGCTCGAAGTAGTAATCGTTCTTTTCTTGATAAACCTTGGCGTCTACAAGCCCTTGCTCAACTAAGAACTCTCCCCAGCCGTGGTCGCTATCCCCCGCGATCAGAGTATTGTCTAAGTCAAAAATTGCCAGTGCCATGAAGTACCCTACTGAAAATTACGATTATTGAGTTTCTGTGCCGAAAACTAAGACCTACACTGATATAAGTGTGCCAAAAACTCATACAGAAAGATGAATTTGGCGCCCATTTTAGCTACTTGGCATTAGTCTGTCTTCATTATTGTCGGTTTGCCGTGTGAAACTCGGCAGATATATTCAAATGGAATAAAAAAAGACTGGTATCTAGGGGCAATGTTTTAATAGTATGGAAGCAATACTGACTTTTAATGTGGAATAAACAGTGATAGATGCGGATGGATACCGTCCTAATGTAGGCATCATACTGGTGAATGATAAGGCTCAAGTGCTATGGGCTAGGCGAATCGGTCAAGATGCATGGCAATTTCCACAGGGTGGCATTAATGATAACGAAAGTGCCGAAGCTGCCATGTATCGCGAGCTAAGAGAAGAAATTGGGCTGTTGCCCGATGACGTGCAGATCTTAGGCTGTACCCGTGGTTGGTTACGGTACCGCTTGCCCAAGCGTATGGTTCGCCATAACAACAAACCAGTGTGTGTGGGACAAAAACAAAAATGGTTTTTGCTTAAACTCATAAGCAGCGATAAACGCATCAGCTTTGAGTTCGGACATAAACCGGAATTCGATGATTGGCGCTGGGTAAGTTATTGGTATCCACTGGGTCAAGTGGTGCCATTCAAGCGCGACGTTTATAGGCGAGCCATGCGCGAATTAGCGCCCAAACTTTTTCATTTACAGGCGAATAAAGCATGCTGAATGTTTTGCGACAGATTGTTCAAGAGGTCAATGGTGCGGAGGATTTAGATTCTGCACTTACCTTATTGGTCAATCGAGTGCAATCAGCTATGCAGACGCAAGTGTGCTCTGTCTACGTCTTGGATAAACCCAATAAGCGCTACGTTTTACGTGCGACAAAAGGTTTAAATCCAGTGGCGGTCGGGAAAGTCAGTCTTGCCATTGGTGAAGGTCTAGTTGGTTTAGTTGCGGCTAGAGAAGAACCGATTAATTTAGATGATGCCTCGAGTCATCCTAAGTATCGCTATCTTAGTGAAACCGGCGAGGAAAAGTTTAATAGCTTTCTAGGTGTGCCGATTATCCACCAAAAGCAAATATTAGGTGTCCTTGTCGTTCAGCAAAGTGAAGCACGTCGTTTTGATGAGAGCGAAGAAGCCTTCATGGTGACCATGTCTGCACAGTTGGCGGCCGTGCTGGCCCATGCTGAAGCAACGGGACAAGTGCTGGAACGCCAAGTCGACAGTAAACCAAAAAAAGTTAAGCAAGATGTTCAAGTAAAAGGTTCCGCTGCTGCACCTGGGATTGCAATCGGCCAAGTAGTTGTCATGTCGCCGAGCGCTAATCTGAATGATGTACCGGATAAGGTAGCATCCGATGTTGAATCGGAAGTATTGCGTTTCAATGCGGCTATTGAAGCCGCGCGAGAACAAATCAAGCAAGTAGGTCGTGCGCTTAAAGATTTGCGCCCTGAAGAGCAAGCTTTATTCGATGTCTACATCCGTATGCTAGACGATGATGCGCTGGGTAACGAAGTCATCAACCGTATTCGTAATAACGGGCAGTGGGCACAAGGGGCTCTGCGCGATGTTATTTTAGAATACGTGCATCATTTTGATCGCATGGACGATGCTTATTTGCGCGAACGTGCGACAGACATCAAAGATTTAGGCGCCCGAGTTTTAGCTCAGTTGCAAGACACCATTTCTCTTACGAATCACGATAGCTTTCCCAACGACTGTGTTTTGGTGAGTGAAGAGTTAACTCCCTCTATGCTGGGAGAAATCCCCGAACACAAAATGGTTGCCTTGGTTAGTGCTAAAGGCAGTCCCAATTCCCATGTGGCGATTTTAGCGCGTGCTATGGGTATACCCACTGTGATGGGAGCCGCTGACTTACCTGTAAAGCAAATGGATGGCGTGGACATGGTAGTCGATGGCTATCGAGGTCGTTTATATATTCACCCATCAAAAAATATTCGTCAGCAATTTAAAGAAATTGTTGAAGAAGAAAAGCAAATGGTCCAGGGCTTAGAAGCGATTAGAGACCTCCCTGCAGTGACAACTGATAATCATCGCATAAAGCTTTGTGTCAATACCGGTTTGGTGACGGACGCATTGCGTTCTTTAAATCAAGGGGCTGAAGGCGTGGGCCTATATCGCACTGAAGTGCCATTCATGATGCGCGAACGATTCCCATCAGAAAAAGAGCAAGAAGAAATATATCGTAAACAATTAGAAACCTTTGCGCCGCAACCAGTGACTATGCGCACGCTGGATATTGGTGGTGATAAATCTTTGACCTATTTTCCGATCGAAGAAGACAATCCATTCTTGGGCTGGCGTGGGATTCGCGTCACGCTCGATCACCCAGAAATTTTCTTATTACAAGTCCGGGCCATGATGAAGGCAAGTGTAGGTCTGAATAATTTACGCATTATGTTGCCTATGATCACATCAGTGGCGGAAGTAGAGGAAGCATTACACCTCATCTATCGTGCTCATCAAGAGCTGGTAGATGAAGGCATTAATGTCGTTATGCCTGAAGTCGGCGTAATGATTGAAGTGCCAGCGGCAGTGTATCAAGCTAAGACTCTTGCAGGTATGGTGGACTTTTTATCTGTGGGTAGTAATGACTTAACCCAATATTTGTTGGCAGTGGATCGTAATAATCCTCGTGTATCTGAATTGTATACAGGCTTACATCCATCCGTTTTGATCGCATTACAGAGCGTGGTAGAAGCAGGAAAAAGCCAGAATTGTCAGATCTCTGTTTGTGGTGAGTTAGCTGGCACCCCAGCAGGTGCCATTTTATTAATGGCCATGGGCTATGACATGCTTTCTATGAATGCAGCCAATCTACCGCGTGTTAAGTCGGTCATTCGCAGCATTAGTTTTGATTTTGCCAAAGATCTATTGGATACTGTTATGACTATGGACAACGGCCAAATTATAGCAAGTGA from Bermanella marisrubri carries:
- the ptsP gene encoding phosphoenolpyruvate--protein phosphotransferase, yielding MLNVLRQIVQEVNGAEDLDSALTLLVNRVQSAMQTQVCSVYVLDKPNKRYVLRATKGLNPVAVGKVSLAIGEGLVGLVAAREEPINLDDASSHPKYRYLSETGEEKFNSFLGVPIIHQKQILGVLVVQQSEARRFDESEEAFMVTMSAQLAAVLAHAEATGQVLERQVDSKPKKVKQDVQVKGSAAAPGIAIGQVVVMSPSANLNDVPDKVASDVESEVLRFNAAIEAAREQIKQVGRALKDLRPEEQALFDVYIRMLDDDALGNEVINRIRNNGQWAQGALRDVILEYVHHFDRMDDAYLRERATDIKDLGARVLAQLQDTISLTNHDSFPNDCVLVSEELTPSMLGEIPEHKMVALVSAKGSPNSHVAILARAMGIPTVMGAADLPVKQMDGVDMVVDGYRGRLYIHPSKNIRQQFKEIVEEEKQMVQGLEAIRDLPAVTTDNHRIKLCVNTGLVTDALRSLNQGAEGVGLYRTEVPFMMRERFPSEKEQEEIYRKQLETFAPQPVTMRTLDIGGDKSLTYFPIEEDNPFLGWRGIRVTLDHPEIFLLQVRAMMKASVGLNNLRIMLPMITSVAEVEEALHLIYRAHQELVDEGINVVMPEVGVMIEVPAAVYQAKTLAGMVDFLSVGSNDLTQYLLAVDRNNPRVSELYTGLHPSVLIALQSVVEAGKSQNCQISVCGELAGTPAGAILLMAMGYDMLSMNAANLPRVKSVIRSISFDFAKDLLDTVMTMDNGQIIASEIELALSRLGQGRVFGPVSTEPQA